The sequence below is a genomic window from Paenibacillus sp. DCT19.
TATTAAAGTAGAACAGTCCGTGTTGGTTCATGGTGGTGATCCCAATACGGTTGTATTTGATAACTCCGTTCTGAACACTGTAGGTATCAACAAAACCGATGTGCATGTTGCTCTTACGGGGAATACCAGCGCTCAAGAGGTGAGTGTGGAATCTAATAGTACAGTTGATATTGCAGCAACCGCAACGCTTCCACTCTTAACGATTGTTGAAGGGCCGAGCCAGGTAGAGCTGAAAGGAGCTATCGGTACTGTTATTCTGGATTCAACGAAGCCTTTGCAACTGAATGGTAACGTTGCGATCCAGCAACTTAAAGTAGAGGGAACGGGTGCAATAAGCTTGAATGCTGCAGGTACCGTCCAACAGCTTCAAGTTAACAATCCTGCTTCCCAAATTAATGTAGCTGGTAATGTAAAGGTGTCTGATGTTTCTTTGGCTGCGGGAGTAGCCTCATCCGCAATAAGTGGAAATACAGGCACGACTACAACAAGTACAACACCGACATCTTCTTCTGGAGGAGCAAGTGGAGCTGGCACTGGCAGTAGCAGCGGTGGTGGTGGCAGTGAAGCGCCACCGGTTGTGGCGAATCGTTCGCCTGAACTAATCAAGCCATTCGAAAATCGCAAATTGACGGCCAATGGACAGGCGGCATCGTTAAACCTGAACGAATATGTGACCGACCCGGATGGTGACGTGATATCCTACACTGTTAGCTCATCCAAATCGTCCGTTGCCAAGGTAGTGCTTACAGGAACTCAATTAAATATTGTTCCATTAGAGCACGGCATGGCTACAATTACGATTGCTTCAAATGATGGTCGAGGCAAAAGATTAAGATCCACATTTGAGGTTAACGTAAACGCATCACCTTTGGCATCACCTATTCCAGATCAAGAAATTCACGCGGGATCAGACAGCAAGAACGTGGATCTTAGCATCTATTTCATGGATGATGAGAAGTATGAATCAGAGCTGCTATATAGTGTAACCAACACGGACTCGGACATCGTTGGTACAGAAGTGAACGGCACGATATTGAAATTAACACCCAAAAAGGTAGGGGAAACTGTACTTAAAGTTAAAGTGGATGATCAGCAGGTTGCCGATGATGGTAGTACAGGTGTGACAGAAGTGGAGTTGAGAATTGTTGTTCTGCCACATGTTAACCGTGTACCTGTAGGTGCAATTCCTGCAAAAGTTGATGTATACCTAGGGGATGTAATTCCTGGAACAAACTTAAATGAGCATTATACTGACCCAGACGGTGATCCTTTGACGTATACCGCATCGTCCTCCAACCCAGCCGGTCTTGCCGTTGAAGAGGATGCAGGAGTACTGACTCTATCTGCTCTCCAACTCGGAACATACACCATTGCATACACAGTTAACGATGGCAACGGCGGTATCGTGAGTGAATCATTTGAGGTAGAGGTGTTGTCCATGCCGAATCAGCCTCCAGTTCTGACAGATAGCCCGCCCAAGCAATTCGTTGTTCTTGGAAAAAGCGATCGGATCATTGAATTGTCTAACTATTTCATAGATCCAGAGGGCGAAGAGTTGAACTACGTTGCATCCTTGGACAATCCCGATGATGTATCGATGTTGGAACCGAGCGTAGCGGACAATGAGTTGACTCTACATGCTATTCAGACAGGGACAACGAAGATTAAGGTCGTTGCAAGTGATCCTCAAGGGCAAGAGACGGTAACGTATATAGACGTAACGGTGGTCGAAGCTGGATCGATTGCTACGATTCCAGATCAAACCATAACATGGCCTTGGACTACGCTGGATATGGATCTTGCTCCATACCTATCGGGCTTTGATTCAAGTACATTGTCAGTCAATGCTATAACACTAAATGAAAATATTGCTACTGTATCTACTGACGGTTTACAGGTGAAAATCACCCCTGTTGCAGAAGGGAATACGAAGGTAGTGTTCATGCTGCATGATCAGAGCGGGCGAAGTGAACAAGCACTCGTAGGACTGGTCGTACAAGGGGAACACGCTAGCTCTAACACGGTACCTGAGGTTGTAAGTACCATTTACGACCAAGTTCTAACGCCGAATGTAACGAATGATCGCACATTTGATCTGGGGCAGTTGTTCAGTGATCCAGACGGGGATTCATTACAATTCACGATTAGCAACAGTTCGAATGAAGCGGTGGATGCTAGTATTAATGGTAGTATGCTGACGCTGAAACCAGGAACAGGGAACGCGGTTGCTCCCTTGACAGTGACTGCGGATGATGGAAAAGGTGGGAAGGTGGACTACACCTTTAATGTTCGTACCGCTACTCTGGTAAACAGTGGTGTCATACAGGTTAGCACCAAGTCCGGTGTAAGAGATCCGCTGACCTTTGCAGCATCCGTTTGGTTTCCTGGTCAATCGAGTTTCCAACTTTACAGCGGCACGGCATATTCGACCTTTACAGGGCCAGATATTATTCCTTCTTCTCAAATTCCTTTAACCGTATCTCCGCTATTGTTCTGGATTATCGGTAATGATGGCCGAGCTGTAGTGGTTCAGGTGAATTCGACAGCTCAAGGAACGCCAGAGCTATTCTTCTCGCAATATGTGGATGCAGGCGCCGAGAAAGTTGTTGTGCAAGTGCATTACACGGGAGGTGGCGATCCGTCCCTCAAAGCGTCAGGGTATCAATTGGAAGTGCATCAATGGATGAACCAAGCCTCCACGAAGAGAATAGTGACAGAAAATTTATATGATATTCCTGCTAATATGCCTGGGATTTATATTAATTTTGCGTATTATGATTTTATGGATGATACCCATTTTGGCTATTATAATAGCGAGCTACCTTTATATAATCCTGTTAATCCGAATGAGTACAATGTCGTTGCATTGGTTCTCAAAAAGGATGGACGAGTTGTAGATGTATTAGGTGACCCTAATTCACATGAGAGATTTATGCCTGCTGGCGGAACCATTGTTCGTAAAGGTGGTATCTATACAGGTTCACAACAGTTCTCGTTAACGGGTGAATGGAACGAGTTTCCGAAAGGGACGATCCAGTACATCGGTTACCACAATCCGTAGGATTGTAATCAACCACAAGAACCCGTGACCAGTCGTTCGAACGAATTGAATCAAACGTCTTCTTAACCTAAACATGAAGAAATCTCTATACTCAACCTACGAGTATAGAGATTTCTTTATTTCACCGGATATGGAAACATACATGAGCGAAGAATTTCAGCTTGTTGTGCTGTGGATCGCTCCCGCGGCGCTAATTCTTCTGCATAGGAGCGTTCTAACTTGTCACGCATGAATGTCTCCGCATATGCATTAGGACGTGAGTGGAAGTCCTTCGCAAACTCTCCGAATTGACTTGCATCACGCGCCTTTTCCAATACGCTGTTCAGTAAGGGGCTACCTGCGTAAAGGAGCGAATCCGTCTCGTTGCATTCAAACTTGAGATACATAATCGCTTTC
It includes:
- a CDS encoding S-layer homology domain-containing protein, translated to MSKISRTVQLTLIALLLSNAVPVSAQYDKLGAQAMSASGVSSVAQDSNNTKLNDAMSRAVSMGIVKGDPNGDVRANDRITRQELAVILAQSLGLTVNKQASAPFADVPSNSWSAPYIQAVKQAGLLQGDAQGSYRPHAPITGQELVTVLVRASSFAKQEAQKGSLSSDWKGASSWATPYIETAEKANLLSEYQGELKVKQGLVRSEAVGMLLSAMFPETRLSVVQSIHGNQIQINGVTYQASEQVAGLLYEGNKAILNQAGIKFISHKRTITEINELEIRTGGLEAAEGKPEFSNNLLLNGNGAVLNGDLTIKADFTSVQGLTVKGKLRIAPEMEHDFYAQNIKVEQSVLVHGGDPNTVVFDNSVLNTVGINKTDVHVALTGNTSAQEVSVESNSTVDIAATATLPLLTIVEGPSQVELKGAIGTVILDSTKPLQLNGNVAIQQLKVEGTGAISLNAAGTVQQLQVNNPASQINVAGNVKVSDVSLAAGVASSAISGNTGTTTTSTTPTSSSGGASGAGTGSSSGGGGSEAPPVVANRSPELIKPFENRKLTANGQAASLNLNEYVTDPDGDVISYTVSSSKSSVAKVVLTGTQLNIVPLEHGMATITIASNDGRGKRLRSTFEVNVNASPLASPIPDQEIHAGSDSKNVDLSIYFMDDEKYESELLYSVTNTDSDIVGTEVNGTILKLTPKKVGETVLKVKVDDQQVADDGSTGVTEVELRIVVLPHVNRVPVGAIPAKVDVYLGDVIPGTNLNEHYTDPDGDPLTYTASSSNPAGLAVEEDAGVLTLSALQLGTYTIAYTVNDGNGGIVSESFEVEVLSMPNQPPVLTDSPPKQFVVLGKSDRIIELSNYFIDPEGEELNYVASLDNPDDVSMLEPSVADNELTLHAIQTGTTKIKVVASDPQGQETVTYIDVTVVEAGSIATIPDQTITWPWTTLDMDLAPYLSGFDSSTLSVNAITLNENIATVSTDGLQVKITPVAEGNTKVVFMLHDQSGRSEQALVGLVVQGEHASSNTVPEVVSTIYDQVLTPNVTNDRTFDLGQLFSDPDGDSLQFTISNSSNEAVDASINGSMLTLKPGTGNAVAPLTVTADDGKGGKVDYTFNVRTATLVNSGVIQVSTKSGVRDPLTFAASVWFPGQSSFQLYSGTAYSTFTGPDIIPSSQIPLTVSPLLFWIIGNDGRAVVVQVNSTAQGTPELFFSQYVDAGAEKVVVQVHYTGGGDPSLKASGYQLEVHQWMNQASTKRIVTENLYDIPANMPGIYINFAYYDFMDDTHFGYYNSELPLYNPVNPNEYNVVALVLKKDGRVVDVLGDPNSHERFMPAGGTIVRKGGIYTGSQQFSLTGEWNEFPKGTIQYIGYHNP